A region from the Gossypium hirsutum isolate 1008001.06 chromosome A08, Gossypium_hirsutum_v2.1, whole genome shotgun sequence genome encodes:
- the LOC121205085 gene encoding hyoscyamine 6-dioxygenase encodes MNSMLRYRSPPGDSIIDPAKSLIKDLKNLNIQEMEKLVSSWFNNKTLPQSYIFPPETRPGNHVIPRCNTIPVVYLMKALAHDRTAAVQQILKASQDFGFSNVINHGVSENLVNDTMNVFKEFFELPAEDKAGIYSEDLKRPCRLYTSSPNFNSEKVHLWRDNLRHPCHPLEDCVKIWPQKPTRYRKKNRIKLSG; translated from the exons ATGAACTCAATGCTCAGATATCGGTCCCCTCCCGGTGACAGCATTATAGATCCTGCAAAATCTCTG atcaAAGATCTCAAGAACTTGAACATTCAGGAGATGGAGAAGCTTGTTTCAAGCTGGTTCAATAATAAAACCTTGCCCCAGTCTTACATATTTCCCCCTGAAACAAGGCCCGGGAACCATGTCATTCCTAGATGCAATACCATTCCAGTAGTTTACCTCATGAAGGCGTTGGCTCATGACCGAACCGCTGCAGTTCAACAGATTTTGAAAGCTAGCCAAGATTTTGGATTTTCCAAT GTAATTAACCATGGAGTTTCAGAAAACCTGGTAAATGACACCATGAATGTCTTCAAGGAGTTCTTCGAGTTGCCTGCTGAGGACAAGGCCGGCATCTACTCTGAGGATCTGAAAAGGCCTTGCAGGCTTTACACAAGCAGTCCAAACTTTAATAGCGAAAAGGTTCACCTATGGCGTGACAATCTAAGACACCCTTGTCATCCTTTAGAAGATTGTGTCAAAATTTGGCCTCAAAAGCCAACTAGATATAG GAAGAAAAACAGAATCAAGTTAtctggatga